Genomic window (Leptotrichia sp. oral taxon 212):
ATCTGCAGTATTTTCGTATAAGTCTGAGGAATTCCCACAGAACAAGCAAATTCTATAACATTGACAGACAATGCAAGTCCTATTATTCCAAGTGCTGTAAGAAGTGTAAAAGGCTTATCTGCAATTTCCCTTATCTGACTTGAAATTTTAGCCCTTTTCCTGAAATCCGTAACTTCACATGAAAGTTCCTTCTTAAAATAATTTTTTACAAAGAATATTCCACCTATTATCCCGACTACACCGACAATAGGAGTAACCCATTTATCAAGTCCGACAAAATCCCATGTATAAAGCCATGCATTTAAAATCAGGTAGTACATTACTGCTTCAGCTAAAATAAACAGTCCTGCCACCCTAAACATCTTTATCTTATTCCCAACTGCAATAAGCGCTGTCAGAAACAGCACAAGAACCCACATTGCACAAGGATTAAATCCATCAACAGTTCCTAAAATTAAAGACATCAGAGGTAGTGAGTAATCTGTCAAATCAATACTTTTATTTATAAACGGAATATTTACAAGCACCTGTTTAGAGGTTTCTTTTGTAAGACCCGGCACTTCACATGTTTCTTCTCCCTGACATATGGAGTCATTTGAAGTCACATTCTCATATTTTCCATTTTTTACATACTCTTTCAAAGTAAAAATCTTATCAGCTTTCTTTCCTTCATCAATTAACCTGATAATTTCCTTACCTGTAGTTTCTGAAGTATTAAAACCTTGGATAATATGCCCATTCAAATATATAATGGGTGTTCCTTTTACAAGTTTGAGCTTCGTTGTTACCTCGTCAAATAAATTTTTATTTTCATCACTTTCATCAATTTTATATTCAACATATTCAAAATCTTTTCTCTCGTTAGACAGTTTTTCCAGGAACTTTTCAAGATTTGTACAGTTTTTACAGTCTTTCCGTCCAAAATATTCAATTTTTACTTTTTCCACAGCAAAGGAAAAATTCGAAACTGTAAATATTAAAATGAAAAAAACGATTATTTTAGCCAATTTACTTTTTGAAATTGATTTTATCATAATTCACCCCATTTCCTATTCTTTGTAAATAATGACAGTAGAAACCGCATACTCCCTGCTATGCGAAATGCTTATCTGTATTTTTAAATCTTTAGCATGCTTCAGAATCTCGTTATATAGTATGACATTAGGTTTGCCAAGCTCATCATTGAGTATTTCCACATCACTTAGTGAAAAGCCCCTCACTCCTGTTCCAAGCGCTTTCGAGACTGCCTCTTTTGCGGCAAATCTGCCCGCATAACTCGCGTAAGGCTCCTTCTTCTTTTCTATATATTCTATTTCCTTTTCAGTATAAACTTTCTTTTTAAATGAAGAAGTCCTGTTAATGGCATCCCGTATTCTGCTTATTTCAATAATATCCGTTCCTATTCCATATATTTCCATCATTTCTCCTTCAAGCTAGAGTTTATATATCTTTTTGGCATTCTCAGTAGTAACTTCTATTACTTCTTCTGTAGAAATTTCCTTTATTCTTGCTATTTCTTCAGCTACATAGCTTGTATAGACAGGATTATTTCTTTTCCCTCTGAAAGGAACAGGTGTCAGATAAGGACAGTCTGTCTCAAGCACTATCCTGTCAAGAGGCAATTCTTTTACCAGTTCCTTAGTTTTTCTATTATTCTTAAAAGTCACTGTTCCACCTACTCCTATATAGTATCTGTCAAGAAAAGGCTTTGCCGCCTGAAAGGATCCCGGATAGCAGTGTAATATCCCACCGACACATGGATATTCCTTCAAGATATCAAGTGTATCCTGTAATGCTTCCCTTGTATGTATGACAATAGGTAATTTTACCCTTTCTGCAAGTTCTATCTGCCTTCTGAAGCCTTCCTTCTGTACTTCTTCCGGATCTTCCATCCAGTGATAGTCGAGCCCTATTTCTCCTATTGCTACGACTTTTTTTTCACTCAGTGCCAATCTTTCCAATTCCTTGTCGACTTCAGCATTATATTTTTTAATATCTACAGGATGTATTCCAATCACCGCATGAACAAAATCATACTTATTTGCAAGTTCTATACTTTTCAATGAACTTTCCATATCAAAACCGATACTTACAATCCCTTCCATCTGTTCCTTTATATTTTTCATAACATCATCAAAATCTTCCTGAAACTGCTCATCGTAAATATGTGTATGAGTGTCTATTATTTTGGACATTTCAATCCTTCCTTTGCTAATAAACTATATAATTTGAAATTCATATAATTATTAAATATATCTTTTTTAATTTTTTGTTATAATATCCCATTTCCCATTGATTTTTTCTGCTTTAACAACCGTTTCTTTTTCTTCAAATTCTTTTATATTATTAATTTTCTCTGAAGCTATTTCTGAAATGATATCAATAAGCACCGGCAACCATTTTTTTTGAAATTCTTCTGATGAAGCCTTAGAAAGATATTCAATAGATTTTCCCGTTCTCTTTTCAAATAATTTATTGATTTTTTCCTGTTCACCATCGATAATATCATTGTTAAATTTTGGAAATTTCAAATTAACTGTTAAATTTGCTTTTGAACTGGAAGTATACTCAATTTTTTTTATTTCATATTTCATATTCTTCAAGTACCCTTTTAAAATTTCACCAAAAAATTTTATCCCTATAGCTTCTTTTTCACTATTAATCTGCTGATCAATTTCCTTTATCCCATTAGAGATTTCCTTTTTTGTCATCTCAGCAAATGTCTTTTCAATTTCTAAATTATTCTGCTCAAGTTCCATTTTTTGAATTTTTACATTTGGTTTAACTTCCACTTTATAATTCGATGAAAAACCTAAACTTGCTACTATTAAAAATAGAACTAATATTTTTCTCATAAAACTCCTTTTTCATAAACTACAAAATAATAAAAAACCATACTTAAAAAGTATATTTTTATTCTCTGAGTTTATAAATAAATAATTTTTTAAATTTTTAATATATGTAGCTTTATTTCAATTTATCATATCTCTTTGCTAATTCAATTGCTCTATTTTTAGTTGATTCTATTAATGATTCTGTATATGCCAGACCATAACCTGTTCCACAAAGTCTTTCTCCTTTTACAGTATCACAAAAATTTTCTGCCACTTCTTTTGCCGCTTTATCTCTTCTTTTTATCCATGCTCTTTCTTCGTTTCTAAGTTTTATCTGTTCTTTTTTTGACAATTTTGACATTAACAATTTATAGACCTTGTTTAACTCATCATCCCATCCCTCAAGAATAGCTGAAGCCGCATTTTTCATTTCTGCATTACTTCCTCCAAATGACGCTTCTACACTTTTCTCTTTAGTTTCCATTCTATTCATCATGTCACTTGTATAACCAGCAAAACTACTAATCGAAACCATTAAACCTACAACTAAAATCATTATTTTTTTCATAAAAATCTCTCCTTCTTTTTTTATTTTTTAATTAAATTTTTATATTCATTTACAACCCATTCACCAAATCCATAATAAATTGAAGCACCTATTCCGTCATCTGATATTGATTTTTGAAAATATAATTTTCCTTCAGGGCAATATTTTTCATGATATACCTGTATGGAAGTAGTAGTACATGTTACGATTTCTCCATCCAACAATGTTCTTTCTATTGTATCTAAATCTAATAATGGTAAAATATACCATTCATTCTCATAATCATATATCCATAAAATATCTTCTTCTTTTTCCATTTTGTAAGGCTCGTGTGTTCCAAACCATCTTTCCTTGTTGCTTATAATCTCAATGTCATAACCTAATGCTAACATTTTTTCTAATAATTTTCCTGATATTGTAAATCCATAATCATAATCATCCCAGTCTCTTGGAATATAAACTATATCAAAAGTATTATTGTCCATCCTTTTAAAAACAGGAGAAAATACTTTTTTATGCTCTATTTTAGGCATTTTTTTTAATTGTGGTATTTTTTCCCATTTTTTCTTATTAAGTTCTATATTTATAATAAATACATTTTGCTCCCGACTTTTCAAAAAATCAGATTTTTTCCACAAGTTTACTGTATTTCTAAAATATATTTCAGGATAATGTTCATAAAATCTTACTGTTGAATTATTTTTACTAATTCTGATATCAAGTTCATCATCTAAAGCTTGCATTTTACTATCTGTAATGGGATATTTATAGACCAATATATTTATTTTATAATTTTGAGTAGTGTCCAATAACTCATTTTCTATTAGAGGAGATATATTTCTGAAAAATTCATTATACTCAATTTTATCGTATAAAGGTTCTTCTTTTAAGTCTTCTAAAAGAATATCACTATATAGTGATTTTTCTGTATACAAATTATAGTCTTTGATATATGAAGTTTTTATATCTTCGTATATAATTAATTTTCTTTTATTCCCAATCTTTAAGCTTTCCATTTTTAAATCTAAATTTTTAATGTTTAATAACGAAGTATAAAAATCTAACTTTTTAGTTTCTATCCATATATTCAATAAATATTCTGCTTCTTCTTTTACATAATCTGAAGAATAGTAATCACCTTCTATTTTTTCAATTACTCCATTTGGAAATAATTTTTTATGAAAAATTTTTATATTATAATCATAATAGTCTGCTACTTTTTCTGAGCTAATAAAAAAATAGTACCCTGTCAATTTTTCATATACATACTCCAATTTATTAATTCTTTTTATTTCTACATCCTTACCATTTTTTTGCATTAATTTCAAAAAAATATCTGCTAAACTAACTTTTTTTATACTATTTCTTTTAAAATTTACAAACTGTTCTTTTTCTGGTTCAGTTGCTAAAGTTTTCTTTAATGTATTTAAAATTCTGAACATTCTCACCACTCTAACTTTTTCACTAAATATTGAAAATCAATACCCTATTAATCAGGATAATTCAAATTTTCCTCTCCCAAATTCTGAAGAGTTTCTTCCAAATATTTCTTAGCCTCGTAATTAGCCATTGGTAAATTCTGATCCAGATAATTTCCACATTCTATAGCAGTCGCTCCTGGAATATCTCCTTTAAATTCAGCCATAAATTTGTAAAGTTCCTTCATTAACTCAACGATATCCTTTGATTCCAATTTTCCTTTTAAGATAAGGTAAAATCCTGTTCTGCATCCCATAGGCCCGAAATACACTATTTTTTCCTTCCATACAGAATGATTTCTTAAAAATGTTGCTCCCAGATGCTCCATTGTGTGAAGTTCCGCGATGTTTATTACCGGCTCCCTGTTTGGAAGTTTCATTCTTATGTCAAAACTTGTGAGATAATTCCCGTTTATTTCATCAATTCTTGATACATAAATTCCCCTGTTAAGTCTTATATGATCAACCTGAAAACTTGCTATTCTTTCCATAATGGGTTCTCCCTTCATATATAGTTCTTTTTTAATTTTTAAAGCTGTTCTACCTTTTTACACTTATCGAAGCCTCTATAAGTAAATCCAGTGTTTCTACATAATTATATCCTTTTGAGGCTGTACTCTTTGGTAAAAGACTTGCAGCTGTCATTCCTGGCAATGTATTCATCTCCATAAAATAAGGTTTATCTCCCACTACCATAAAATCCACCCTTGCAAATCCTTCACATTTCAATGCATAGTAACTGTCATAAGCAAACTTGTCTATTTCCTTCTGTATTTCTTCAGGAAACTCAAATACAAATTCCCTTGCTCCACCATCTGCATATTTAGATTCATAATCAAAATACTCCCCTGCAACAGCTTCTATTTTAAGTGTAGGAAATACTTTCCCATTAATTACAGGTACACTTATTTCAATTCCTGGCAGCACTTCCTCCACCAGAGCAGTCTTATCCATTGTATAAACTAATTCTAGTGCTTTTTTAAACTCTTCTTCTGTTTCTACAAAACTTACTCCTATGCTTGATCCACCTGAATTAGGTTTTACTATGATTCTGTTACCAAGTTTTTCCTTTATTTCCTGAAAATTATATTCTTCTCCTCTTCTTATGGCTACACCTTTTGCAGTTCTTACTCCGTAAGTTTCCACTATTTTCTTTGTAAGTTCCTTATCCATACAGAGTGCACTCGACATAACTCCAGGTCCGCTATAAGCTATTCCAAGACTTTCCAGTATTGCCTGTATTCTTCCATCTTCTCCAAACATACCGTGTAAAGCTATATATACAAAATCCAAATTAAGATTTTCCAATTTTTCAAATACTTCCCTTTCTGAATTTATAACAACATCAAAAACTTCATATTTGTTCCTATTAAGATATTTAATAATTTCGTTTCCTGTATTCATTGAAACCTCTTTTTCAGTGGAAACTCCTCCTCGTATTACTCCTACTTTTAACAATTTTGACATTTTCAAACATCCTCTCATTTTATTATAATATTAAAATTATTTTCCAGTTATAAAATTTAAAATAATCACCTATATTTATTTTATATCCTTAAAATCTTCTTCTGTAAATACATATTTTTTTCCGCAGAAATGACACTCTGCTTCTATTTTTCCTTCTTCTTTAAGTATATGCAAAATTTCATTTTTACCTAAAGTTATTATTCCTTTATAATATTTTTCTCTTGTACAGTTACATTTATATTCAATTTCAGATTCTTCAAGAATTTCATAATCTTCAACATATTTTTTCACATGAGCTCCTGACATTTCAGCCTCTTCTTCAGCTACAGAGATATCTTCATATAAAAGTTCAACTATCCTTTCAGGAGTGAATCCTCCTGAAAGAAGTTCCGTTATGCTTCTTATCTGTCTCAGTTTATCTTCAAGCTTGTCTATAAAATTTTCTTCTACTCCTGGAAGAAGCTGTATTATATATCCTCCTGCCTTCTCCACTTTATTTCCGTCTTCTGAAAGTTTAACTCCTAAAGCAACTACAGACTTTATCTGCTCTGAAATCAGAAAATAATGAGCCATCGTGTCAGCTATATCTTCTCCTGCAATATGTGTAAGACCGACGAAAGGCTTTTTCAGTCCCATATCCCTAATTACCTGTAAAGTTCCATCTCCTATAAATTTTATCTGGCCTTTTTCATCAGTTATAAATTCACCATTTTCATTTATCAATCCATTTATTTTTTTTTCCTCGACAGCTCCCAAATATCCTTTCACTTCACCTTTTTTATTTCCTGTGGCAATCATATTTCCATATGGACCGTTTCCATTTATCTTTAATGTAATCAGATCGTTGTCTCCTTTTAAGT
Coding sequences:
- a CDS encoding glutaredoxin codes for the protein MIKSISKSKLAKIIVFFILIFTVSNFSFAVEKVKIEYFGRKDCKNCTNLEKFLEKLSNERKDFEYVEYKIDESDENKNLFDEVTTKLKLVKGTPIIYLNGHIIQGFNTSETTGKEIIRLIDEGKKADKIFTLKEYVKNGKYENVTSNDSICQGEETCEVPGLTKETSKQVLVNIPFINKSIDLTDYSLPLMSLILGTVDGFNPCAMWVLVLFLTALIAVGNKIKMFRVAGLFILAEAVMYYLILNAWLYTWDFVGLDKWVTPIVGVVGIIGGIFFVKNYFKKELSCEVTDFRKRAKISSQIREIADKPFTLLTALGIIGLALSVNVIEFACSVGIPQTYTKILQINNVAFWQRQLYTFIYIVGYMVDDILVFGLALLSVNKLQLTTKYSRWVNLFGGILMIILGLILLIKPSLLIV
- the acpS gene encoding holo-ACP synthase, translated to MEIYGIGTDIIEISRIRDAINRTSSFKKKVYTEKEIEYIEKKKEPYASYAGRFAAKEAVSKALGTGVRGFSLSDVEILNDELGKPNVILYNEILKHAKDLKIQISISHSREYAVSTVIIYKE
- a CDS encoding TatD family hydrolase, which gives rise to MSKIIDTHTHIYDEQFQEDFDDVMKNIKEQMEGIVSIGFDMESSLKSIELANKYDFVHAVIGIHPVDIKKYNAEVDKELERLALSEKKVVAIGEIGLDYHWMEDPEEVQKEGFRRQIELAERVKLPIVIHTREALQDTLDILKEYPCVGGILHCYPGSFQAAKPFLDRYYIGVGGTVTFKNNRKTKELVKELPLDRIVLETDCPYLTPVPFRGKRNNPVYTSYVAEEIARIKEISTEEVIEVTTENAKKIYKL
- a CDS encoding lysozyme inhibitor LprI family protein, with translation MKKIMILVVGLMVSISSFAGYTSDMMNRMETKEKSVEASFGGSNAEMKNAASAILEGWDDELNKVYKLLMSKLSKKEQIKLRNEERAWIKRRDKAAKEVAENFCDTVKGERLCGTGYGLAYTESLIESTKNRAIELAKRYDKLK
- a CDS encoding S-ribosylhomocysteine lyase, which codes for MERIASFQVDHIRLNRGIYVSRIDEINGNYLTSFDIRMKLPNREPVINIAELHTMEHLGATFLRNHSVWKEKIVYFGPMGCRTGFYLILKGKLESKDIVELMKELYKFMAEFKGDIPGATAIECGNYLDQNLPMANYEAKKYLEETLQNLGEENLNYPD
- a CDS encoding D-alanine--D-alanine ligase, giving the protein MSKLLKVGVIRGGVSTEKEVSMNTGNEIIKYLNRNKYEVFDVVINSEREVFEKLENLNLDFVYIALHGMFGEDGRIQAILESLGIAYSGPGVMSSALCMDKELTKKIVETYGVRTAKGVAIRRGEEYNFQEIKEKLGNRIIVKPNSGGSSIGVSFVETEEEFKKALELVYTMDKTALVEEVLPGIEISVPVINGKVFPTLKIEAVAGEYFDYESKYADGGAREFVFEFPEEIQKEIDKFAYDSYYALKCEGFARVDFMVVGDKPYFMEMNTLPGMTAASLLPKSTASKGYNYVETLDLLIEASISVKR
- a CDS encoding Hsp33 family molecular chaperone HslO, which encodes MENKSKLIRGTSKCARFFVCDTTEIVKEAKKIHNTDPVAATLFGKLLTVTAMMGKDLKGDNDLITLKINGNGPYGNMIATGNKKGEVKGYLGAVEEKKINGLINENGEFITDEKGQIKFIGDGTLQVIRDMGLKKPFVGLTHIAGEDIADTMAHYFLISEQIKSVVALGVKLSEDGNKVEKAGGYIIQLLPGVEENFIDKLEDKLRQIRSITELLSGGFTPERIVELLYEDISVAEEEAEMSGAHVKKYVEDYEILEESEIEYKCNCTREKYYKGIITLGKNEILHILKEEGKIEAECHFCGKKYVFTEEDFKDIK